The [Clostridium] celerecrescens 18A genomic sequence GATGCCGGAATCAAATTCCGGCGTCTTTCCCATTTGAATTTTATTTTAGGATTTATATTAGGAATCTATTAAAAAGTCAGTACACCAAGCAAAAGGCCGGCCACCAGGCAAACCAGACTCACTCCCCATATCCACAGGAAACAGGTTTTGATATGGTCTTTGATCTCTACTCCCGCAAGGCCGATTCCCAGGAATGTGGCCGGTACAACAGGACTTATGAAGGTTGCGCAGTTTCGGCAGACTACCATGGTGATGGCCGTATGGCTAGGATCTACGCCAAACTTACTTCCTATACCGATCAAAACTGGAAGGAGACCATAGAAATAGGAATCCGTACAGAACAATAAGGTCAGCGGCACGGACAGTACTCCGATGATAAGCGGCAGAAAACGGCCCATGGACTGAGGGATAAACGCAGCCATTGCGTTAGCCATGTAGTTCATGATCTCACTGTCTTCCAATACTCCAAGGAATACACCGGCTGCCAGTATGGTAGATGCCATCATTAGGCCAGGACCGGCGTGGGACTTAATGATCTTATTTTGAAGCTTCGCACCAGGATAATTGACTAAAAGAGCTGCAACACATCCAATCATAAAAATAAAATAAGACGGCATCGGCATGAAAACAAGTGCTATAATAACAACTAATGTCAGGATTACGTTGAAAGCAAACAGCTTTGGTCTTGCCAGTTCTCCCAGATCGGAGGTAGAAGCACTTTCTTCCAAGGCTTCGTAATCATCAATAACAAGAGTGCTATTGACTCCTGCCCCTCTCTTCTTTTCAACAACGCCCCAGAAAAATGCAGTAAACAGAGCAACTACAATACCAACCGCCTGCATCGGCAAAAGCTTCATCCAAAGGACATTGGCTTCTACCTCCAATACGGAAGCAGCACGCATGGTTGGACCGCCCCATGGAAGCAGGTTCATAACCCCCATGGATGTAACGCATATTAAAAGCAGTGTTGTCGGACGCATTTTCAATTTCTTGTAAACCGGCAGCATGGCTGGAATGGTGATTAAGAACGTAGAAGCGCCGCCTCCATCCAAATGGCCGATGATAGCGATGATACTGGTCATAAAAGTCACACCTACTACATTGTTCCCCACTTTTTTCATAAGCGCATCAATGATGCGGTCAAACATTCCTGCATCTGTCATAATTCCGAAAAACAATACGGAAAATATGAACAGCGCAGCGGTCGAGTGTACCCCGGACACCCCCTTGGAAATAAATTTCCCAACTTCACTGACTGTGAAGGTTCCGGTCAAAACCAGGATCAGCGCACTTACACTGGATACACCGATAAATGCCAGCGCCGGAACAGTAACATTCCTCAGCAGTAAAACAATGATCATGATAATGGTTGCAAATCCTAATAATGCAAGCATTGTCTCATTCATGTTTTCTTCCTCCTCTTAACTTTTTATTTATAGGAACAGTATAAAAGCCTAACCTTACACTCTTCCTCCTTCTCTCTTTCATTTCTTTAAGAGAAAAATTAATAGTTGTTAAGATTAGGCTTTTCTTTTTATATTCTTTCCTTACAGTTCTTTACTGCTTTTAAAATAGCGGAGTCGGAAACCGGTTTATCGATGTATTCATCAATGATTTTCCGTTTCTTGGCCTCCAGGATTTCTCTCGTTACACGGTCCGTCATAATGATCCGGATGATATCCGGGTACTGTCCCTGAAGGGACATGAAAAAATCAGTACCGCTTTTCCCTGCAATTTCATGTTCCGTCACAATGGCATCTATTTCCTGCTCCTTTAGCACTCTCCTGGCCTCCTCAAAATCCATGCATGCCGTCAAAGGTACACGGAGCCTGCCGAAGTTCTTTTCCAGAAGCCGTAATACCTTTGGATTATCGTCGATGACCAAAAGCCTTAATTGCTCCTCACTTTCCTCCTCTGTTTCCTGCTGCTCTCCCTGCTCTTTCTGTTCATTCACAGGAAGGAAAATATGAAAGACACTGCCTTCTCCCAGCCTGCTTTCCGCAAAAACATATCCTTTGTGGGAATGAATGATCTGCTCGACCAGAGAAAGTCCAAGGCCCGTTCCGGTTCCATTTTTCTTTGTTGTAAAAAATGGATCAAAAATCTGTTTTAACACCTCTTCACTCATGCCTTCCCCATCGTCTGCAATGTCAATCCGAAGGTAATAGTTCCACTCCTCTGAAACTGAAGTGAGCTTGTATTGTTTTAATTCTTCCGAGTTTACCCTGCTGCCGTTTATGGTTATGGTTCCTTCCCTGTGACCGATCGCATGAATTGCATTTACACAAATGTTTAATATGACCTGATTCATCTGGGTTTCGTTTCCCAAAAAACATTCATCGGATAAATCAATTTCTTTCTTCAGATGCACATGGGCGGGGCATACGGAGCTTACCATTTTTATGGCACGGACCAGTACCTTTGCGGCGTTTATGTTTTTAAACGCGGTCTCCATATTTTTCCGGCTTAAGGATGAAATCTGCTGGATGATTTCTTTTGCCTTTCTGGAAGCCTCATAAATCTCTGATGCACTGTCATAATTTTCCTCCCCCTCTGAAAGTCCATACATCAGCAATTCGGCATATCCCATGATCGGAGTCAGTAAGTTGTTAAACTCATGGGCAATACCGCCGGTCATGGTTCCCATGATCTGAAGCCTCTGCTGATGGGCGATGGTTTCTTCACTCTGATGCATTTCCTCTAAAATTTTATTAAGCTCCCAGAGATAGGCGATCTCCTCCGTGTCCTTTTTCTTCTGGACCCGTAAATCCCCGATATAAAGCACCATTCCAAGAAGTACGGAAACAATTCCTAAAAAGACAAGGCCCAGCTTGAAAAATCCGGCCGCAACCGGGATATAAATATCATTGTAGTCAATCACCGCACTGACTACCAGAAACCCGTTTCCAATAACAGCCGGTGAATAAGCGCTGACCTTTTTTACCTCCGGAACTCCCGGATCCTGCCACCAGTAGGAATAATATTCGGAGACCCCTGCCTCTCCTCTGTTCTGGTTTTCTATCATCTGCTGCAGGCTGGTTAAATCCTTGTCCGGAAACATCTCCTGCCTGCCGGAGATCACATTGATCCCCCATTGGCTTTGCTGAGGGTGAATGAGGATGATCCCTTTCGAGTCCTTGATTACCACATACCCATTGGTTCCCAGGCGAATGTTGGAAACAAGGGAATTGTAATAATTTTTTTCATTTAAAATAATGGAAAGAGATCTGCCGTCAGGAAGAATTTTCTTTAAAATCAAATACATTTCTCCATTATCCAGTTTGCACTGCCGAAAGCTCACATCCTGTCTGATTTCTGTGACGGAATAGGTTTCAGCCACCCCATATCCATTGATACTTTTTAATAAACTTCCGTCCTGATCCTCCAAAATAACATCAAAAACAAACCGGCTGTGTTTTGTCACATAGCTCTGAAGTATGCTCCATTCTTCCCTGCCCGTTTTTTTATAGTTCTCGTTTTCTATGTCGCACAGGGTGTTTAAATCTGCCTGATATCCTTCAATGAAAATCTTTAAATTTTCTCCCATGCTCTGGGTTGTCAAAAGCATCTGTTTCTTTTGATTATTTATAATCGTTTCTTTATATTCATCCCAGATGCTGAATACAAGACAACAGAAAATCAGCAGCACGGAGGCCATGGCACAAAACATGAAAACCGTCCCATATCTCTTATTTCTCTTTATTTTACTCATGAAATCATCCTCTATTTGCCTGTTCCTCATTGACTTGTCTCCGGGTTAATATTATAATAATTTTAGACTTTACATAAATTTTACTTAGGGGGAAGCTATGTCTGATAAAGTATTAATTGTGGATGATGATCCGGCGGTTTGTAAGTTATTGGAGAAAGTCATGCACAGCAACGATCTGGAAACCAGTGTTGCTGACAGCGGACTTACCGCACTGAATCAACTGAAAAACCACACTTACGATATGATCCTCATGGATGTAATGCTGGGTGATATGGAGGGCTTTGAAGTTATCAAACGGCTGCGAAGCCAGGGCATCCAGACTCCGGTTATGATCGTAAGCGGAAGAAACGAGGATTATGATTCCCTATATGGTCTTTCGGTTGGCGCAGATGATTACATAACCAAGCCATTCCGTCCCCTGGTGCTGGGGGCCAAGGTAAAGGCGTTAATCCGCCGCAACAAAAATCAGGTGCTGTACAGCTCAGATGTTCTGGAATGCGGATCTTTCACTTATAATACTTCCACCATGCGGTTTTATAAAAACGGAGAAGAGATTGTTCTTTCTTCCAAGGAAAGCAGTCTGATGCTCCTGTTTTTAAAGCATCCCGGCCAGGTATTTACAAAAGACATGATTTACGATCATGTGTGGGGAAACAGCGTTGCCGTAGACGATAATGCCATCATGGTGTACATCAACCGCCTGCGTGGTAAAATCGAAGAAAACCGGCAGAAGCCGGTCCATATCGTAACGGTCAGAGGTCTTGGATACCGGTTTATCCCTTAGGCCTCTGGCCTTTTTTTTTTCTTTTCAAGGTATTTCAATGTGGTTTCAGGCACCAGGTCCCTCATTCCTACAAAATCTCCCTTTTCATACCATTTCCGGACTTCAGATGCACTGATTGCCTCTCCCCCGGATCGCATCCTCTCAATTTCCATTACAGAAATTCCATGCCTGGGAAGGATCTTTTTCATCTCCTCATTGTATTGGCTGGTTACCGCGCATACCGGTTCTGTCCCAACGAAACGTGTTGTTATCCGAAGAGCCGGGGCGATACGCCTGCCGAAAAGCTCTAAGTCCAGCCGGCAGCCGGCCCTTTCCCCCCGGACCTTTTCCTTTATGAAATAGGTTGGAAAGGTTGCTGCGGATATGACATAATCAGCTGCCTGATGAACGATCGCCCGCGGCAGATCTCTCAGGCCCTCCCGCACCATTAAAAAACGTTCATCCGCCCCAAAACTGCTTCTGTTATCGGCAAGAACCAGTACATGGACATAGTCACAGCAGGTAAGGGCCTGTTCTATCAGATATCGGTGACCGTAAGTAAATGGATTGCAGTTGGCAACGATGGAACCGATGACCATATCTGGTTTCAGAGCCTCCTTAGGAGACTCTGAGATCAGACGGTTCGCAAACTCTTCAAACCCGTTTTTCCTGTTTTCCATAAAAAGGACCTCATCGGTCATAAGAACCGGATAAAATCCAAGGTCTCTAAACATCTCCCTGTTTTCCGGCTTTGTGTATATAAGAATATGGGATCTGCCGTTCTCAAATTCATACTGGGTCAGGTATGAGATGATCGAACCGGATAATCCAAACCCACGTGCGCGTTTATCAACCGCAATGCATTTTAAGACATTCTGTTCTGCCGAGCCGGTGGCCTGGATCCGGTAATTCTCATCAAGCAGGCATACGCTGTATTCGATTCCCTGATCATAATCCAGATCATTCCGTTTTAAAAAATCCTTTAAAAGTTCCAGTTCTTTTCCTTTTAACGGTCTACCCTCCAGCTTTACGAATTCCATAGAATCCTCCCCTTTACCGGTTCTTCTGCCAGATCATTCATGAAAATTGCAACAGCCAGAAGATCTGCACATCCTCCGGCACTTATATTTCCCTTTATAAAATCCGCATCCATTCGTTTTAATGTCACCATGCTTTTGTCTCCATAAGCCCCGCCGGCAAGCAG encodes the following:
- a CDS encoding CitMHS family transporter; translated protein: MNETMLALLGFATIIMIIVLLLRNVTVPALAFIGVSSVSALILVLTGTFTVSEVGKFISKGVSGVHSTAALFIFSVLFFGIMTDAGMFDRIIDALMKKVGNNVVGVTFMTSIIAIIGHLDGGGASTFLITIPAMLPVYKKLKMRPTTLLLICVTSMGVMNLLPWGGPTMRAASVLEVEANVLWMKLLPMQAVGIVVALFTAFFWGVVEKKRGAGVNSTLVIDDYEALEESASTSDLGELARPKLFAFNVILTLVVIIALVFMPMPSYFIFMIGCVAALLVNYPGAKLQNKIIKSHAGPGLMMASTILAAGVFLGVLEDSEIMNYMANAMAAFIPQSMGRFLPLIIGVLSVPLTLLFCTDSYFYGLLPVLIGIGSKFGVDPSHTAITMVVCRNCATFISPVVPATFLGIGLAGVEIKDHIKTCFLWIWGVSLVCLVAGLLLGVLTF
- a CDS encoding ATP-binding protein — translated: MSKIKRNKRYGTVFMFCAMASVLLIFCCLVFSIWDEYKETIINNQKKQMLLTTQSMGENLKIFIEGYQADLNTLCDIENENYKKTGREEWSILQSYVTKHSRFVFDVILEDQDGSLLKSINGYGVAETYSVTEIRQDVSFRQCKLDNGEMYLILKKILPDGRSLSIILNEKNYYNSLVSNIRLGTNGYVVIKDSKGIILIHPQQSQWGINVISGRQEMFPDKDLTSLQQMIENQNRGEAGVSEYYSYWWQDPGVPEVKKVSAYSPAVIGNGFLVVSAVIDYNDIYIPVAAGFFKLGLVFLGIVSVLLGMVLYIGDLRVQKKKDTEEIAYLWELNKILEEMHQSEETIAHQQRLQIMGTMTGGIAHEFNNLLTPIMGYAELLMYGLSEGEENYDSASEIYEASRKAKEIIQQISSLSRKNMETAFKNINAAKVLVRAIKMVSSVCPAHVHLKKEIDLSDECFLGNETQMNQVILNICVNAIHAIGHREGTITINGSRVNSEELKQYKLTSVSEEWNYYLRIDIADDGEGMSEEVLKQIFDPFFTTKKNGTGTGLGLSLVEQIIHSHKGYVFAESRLGEGSVFHIFLPVNEQKEQGEQQETEEESEEQLRLLVIDDNPKVLRLLEKNFGRLRVPLTACMDFEEARRVLKEQEIDAIVTEHEIAGKSGTDFFMSLQGQYPDIIRIIMTDRVTREILEAKKRKIIDEYIDKPVSDSAILKAVKNCKERI
- a CDS encoding response regulator transcription factor — translated: MSDKVLIVDDDPAVCKLLEKVMHSNDLETSVADSGLTALNQLKNHTYDMILMDVMLGDMEGFEVIKRLRSQGIQTPVMIVSGRNEDYDSLYGLSVGADDYITKPFRPLVLGAKVKALIRRNKNQVLYSSDVLECGSFTYNTSTMRFYKNGEEIVLSSKESSLMLLFLKHPGQVFTKDMIYDHVWGNSVAVDDNAIMVYINRLRGKIEENRQKPVHIVTVRGLGYRFIP
- the citC gene encoding [citrate (pro-3S)-lyase] ligase, with amino-acid sequence MEFVKLEGRPLKGKELELLKDFLKRNDLDYDQGIEYSVCLLDENYRIQATGSAEQNVLKCIAVDKRARGFGLSGSIISYLTQYEFENGRSHILIYTKPENREMFRDLGFYPVLMTDEVLFMENRKNGFEEFANRLISESPKEALKPDMVIGSIVANCNPFTYGHRYLIEQALTCCDYVHVLVLADNRSSFGADERFLMVREGLRDLPRAIVHQAADYVISAATFPTYFIKEKVRGERAGCRLDLELFGRRIAPALRITTRFVGTEPVCAVTSQYNEEMKKILPRHGISVMEIERMRSGGEAISASEVRKWYEKGDFVGMRDLVPETTLKYLEKKKKRPEA